One Jeotgalibaca porci genomic region harbors:
- a CDS encoding bifunctional metallophosphatase/5'-nucleotidase: METKIHFYHVNDLHSHFENWPKIRRYLNQKKKEHQALGESVFLFDIGDFLDRVHPLTEATDGYANIMLMNQVQYDAVTIGNNEGIGNSKNILNNLYRDANFPIVLANMVDNEDDRIPGWAKPYIIKTTDEGVRVGIIGLTAPLYLSYIPNGWLPKESFEVLPQLLTELRTQTDVIVLLSHMGIIEDEHMAEMYEDIDVIIGAHTHHVLPQGRKIEGTLLTGGGKWGTYIGHTTITLNQNIPINLETELITCETLPVEPIDASEVQSYLTKGKQLLKAKEIADMPVTLTTDWQKETDLVHLGLDAICAYSKCDIGLLNSGLFLDDLKAGVVTKEMMHRILPHPMRLIVCKMPGNIFKQLIWGMEDMRDDLRTKAVTGMGFRGKIFGELVYKGIRVDTTQKIIYYKGMALSDDQEVRFVTVDHYRYISSFPLIENKGDVELLFPYFLRDVVSLYLEDRFPIL, encoded by the coding sequence ATGGAAACTAAAATTCACTTCTATCATGTAAACGATCTTCATTCACATTTTGAAAATTGGCCCAAGATTCGGCGTTATTTGAATCAGAAAAAGAAAGAGCACCAGGCGTTAGGTGAATCTGTCTTTTTGTTTGATATTGGAGATTTTCTGGATCGGGTGCATCCATTGACAGAAGCGACGGACGGCTATGCGAATATTATGCTTATGAATCAAGTTCAATACGATGCCGTAACGATTGGAAATAATGAAGGAATAGGAAATTCTAAAAACATTCTCAATAACCTCTATCGTGATGCCAATTTTCCAATTGTTCTGGCCAATATGGTGGATAATGAAGATGATCGAATCCCGGGATGGGCGAAACCGTATATCATTAAGACGACGGATGAAGGCGTCAGAGTTGGTATAATTGGCCTGACAGCGCCTCTTTATCTAAGCTACATTCCTAACGGATGGCTGCCTAAAGAATCATTTGAAGTATTGCCACAACTCTTAACTGAACTAAGAACACAAACAGATGTCATTGTATTATTATCTCATATGGGAATTATCGAAGATGAGCATATGGCAGAGATGTACGAAGATATCGACGTGATTATTGGTGCGCATACGCACCATGTCTTACCACAAGGCCGCAAAATCGAAGGTACCTTATTAACAGGTGGTGGAAAATGGGGCACGTATATTGGGCACACAACCATCACTTTAAATCAAAATATACCTATTAATCTAGAAACAGAATTAATTACCTGTGAGACATTACCCGTTGAACCGATTGATGCCAGTGAAGTGCAGAGCTATCTCACTAAAGGGAAGCAACTCTTAAAAGCAAAAGAAATTGCTGATATGCCAGTCACATTAACGACAGATTGGCAAAAAGAGACAGACCTTGTCCATCTGGGGCTGGATGCCATTTGTGCGTATTCCAAGTGTGACATTGGACTCCTCAATTCCGGCCTATTTTTAGACGATTTGAAAGCGGGAGTAGTTACTAAAGAAATGATGCACCGGATTTTACCCCATCCGATGCGGTTAATCGTCTGTAAGATGCCTGGGAACATATTCAAACAACTTATCTGGGGCATGGAAGACATGCGAGACGATTTACGGACCAAGGCAGTGACTGGAATGGGCTTTCGTGGTAAAATCTTTGGAGAGCTAGTTTACAAAGGCATCCGGGTAGATACTACTCAAAAAATTATTTATTATAAGGGAATGGCCTTAAGCGATGATCAAGAAGTGCGTTTTGTGACGGTCGATCATTACCGCTATATTAGCTCCTTTCCATTAATCGAGAATAAAGGCGATGTTGAACTTTTATTTCCGTATTTTTTAAGGGATGTCGTTTCCCTTTACTTAGAGGACCGTTTTCCAATTTTGTGA
- a CDS encoding MarR family winged helix-turn-helix transcriptional regulator — MAERAQDSLKALTVLMRSSQHVQESIKRSISKFGLNTSEFGVLELLYHKGEQPIQSIGKKILLASSSLTYVIDKLENKGLVHRNPCETDRRVIYTGITEEGRKLMDEIFPINEEDIIQIFSVLEPEELSIYADLVKKVGLHAEEWNKSQS; from the coding sequence ATGGCAGAACGTGCACAAGATTCATTGAAAGCACTAACGGTATTAATGAGGTCCTCACAACATGTTCAAGAAAGCATCAAACGTAGTATCTCAAAGTTCGGACTGAATACATCCGAATTTGGTGTCTTGGAGTTGTTGTACCATAAAGGCGAACAACCTATTCAAAGCATTGGTAAGAAAATCTTACTTGCGAGCAGCAGTTTAACATACGTGATTGACAAACTTGAAAACAAAGGGTTGGTTCATCGTAACCCGTGTGAAACAGACCGACGTGTTATTTATACAGGTATTACAGAAGAAGGTAGAAAGTTAATGGATGAAATCTTCCCAATCAATGAAGAAGATATTATTCAAATTTTCTCGGTTCTAGAACCGGAAGAACTTTCTATTTATGCTGATTTAGTCAAAAAAGTTGGCTTACATGCCGAAGAATGGAATAAATCACAATCTTAA
- a CDS encoding NAD(P)H-quinone oxidoreductase, with translation MKTIGIKQSGGSDQLYIMERDKPELGKGNLLIKVAATGVNRTDILTRERETDEPENVRLGVEVAGTVVEAHNDSPYSVGDRVMSLVNGGGYSEYVTIPSDRVMRIPDKLSFVEGAAISEVFATAYQTLFWIGRLEENETVLIHAGASGVGTAAIQLAKQLKNAHVIVTAGSKEKLDFCRNLGADVVINYKEEAFDEVILAETEGRGVNLILDFVGASYWEKNYNSIAMDGRWVLIGTLGGTKIPHFDIFSLMRKRIQLTGTGLTPRSDAYKAALSQELITKTKDLFENGTMKPIVDTTFDFEDVKKAHDYMEANKNTGKIILTL, from the coding sequence ATGAAAACTATTGGTATTAAACAATCTGGCGGTTCAGACCAGTTATATATTATGGAACGAGATAAACCGGAATTAGGTAAAGGTAATTTGCTCATTAAAGTAGCGGCTACCGGAGTCAATCGGACAGATATTCTAACGCGTGAGCGTGAAACAGATGAACCTGAAAACGTTCGTTTGGGGGTTGAGGTAGCGGGAACAGTTGTCGAAGCACATAACGACAGTCCTTATTCTGTCGGCGATCGCGTTATGAGTCTTGTAAACGGTGGTGGCTACAGCGAGTATGTCACTATCCCTTCTGACCGGGTGATGCGTATTCCAGACAAATTATCATTCGTCGAAGGTGCTGCGATTTCTGAAGTATTTGCGACCGCTTATCAAACACTTTTTTGGATTGGACGCTTGGAAGAAAATGAGACTGTTTTAATTCATGCTGGTGCGAGTGGTGTCGGAACGGCAGCCATTCAATTGGCGAAACAACTTAAGAACGCACATGTTATCGTAACAGCCGGTTCAAAGGAAAAACTCGACTTCTGTCGCAACCTAGGTGCAGATGTCGTCATTAATTATAAAGAAGAAGCTTTCGATGAAGTTATTCTTGCTGAAACAGAGGGCCGTGGCGTTAATTTAATTTTAGATTTTGTTGGCGCAAGCTACTGGGAGAAAAATTACAACAGTATCGCCATGGATGGGCGTTGGGTTCTAATCGGAACGCTTGGAGGAACCAAAATCCCGCATTTTGATATTTTCTCACTCATGCGTAAAAGAATTCAATTAACCGGGACGGGTTTAACACCTCGCTCCGATGCGTATAAAGCTGCGTTATCTCAGGAATTAATCACAAAAACAAAAGATTTATTCGAAAATGGCACGATGAAGCCGATTGTCGATACAACCTTTGATTTCGAAGATGTTAAAAAAGCCCATGATTATATGGAAGCAAATAAAAATACCGGGAAAATTATCCTGACGCTGTAA
- a CDS encoding YutD family protein — protein MKQKSRSYKEKVIKKLEDSAETGEVVKEEKKKNLSQVELVEDNKIKIENIMFNIVVNYRDAIDEEAIADRYNTILNKYDYIVGDWGYDQLRLKGFFQDKNNRAPLDKKISFLEDYLYEYCNFGCAYFVLEKEFSETKKARNKRKKKRKPTAHINEVIEPVAAPAETKGDKKKNFVIKQTDKNKRRDIQKKPNTEVSPDKPKTSFQIHKIEE, from the coding sequence GTGAAACAAAAGAGTAGATCCTACAAAGAGAAAGTTATTAAAAAGCTAGAAGATAGTGCTGAAACAGGCGAAGTAGTAAAAGAAGAAAAGAAAAAGAATCTAAGCCAAGTTGAATTGGTGGAAGATAATAAAATTAAAATAGAAAATATCATGTTTAATATTGTAGTTAATTATCGTGATGCTATTGACGAAGAAGCGATTGCAGATCGTTATAATACGATTTTGAATAAGTACGATTACATTGTGGGAGACTGGGGCTATGATCAATTACGTCTCAAAGGTTTTTTCCAGGATAAGAATAATCGCGCACCATTGGATAAGAAAATTAGTTTTCTAGAAGATTATTTGTATGAATACTGCAACTTCGGTTGTGCTTATTTCGTATTAGAAAAAGAGTTCTCCGAAACGAAGAAGGCACGCAATAAACGGAAGAAAAAGAGAAAACCTACTGCTCACATAAATGAGGTAATCGAGCCGGTAGCTGCTCCTGCAGAGACGAAGGGTGACAAAAAGAAAAATTTTGTTATCAAACAAACGGATAAAAACAAAAGAAGAGATATCCAGAAAAAACCCAATACAGAGGTTTCACCGGATAAACCAAAAACAAGTTTTCAAATTCATAAGATTGAAGAGTGA